One window of the Sulfitobacter alexandrii genome contains the following:
- a CDS encoding molybdopterin-dependent oxidoreductase yields the protein MNVQRTGHDAITLMIEGAPRRVRTAPGRRLSEVLREDLNLKSVKVGCDAGDCGACTVLIDGRQECACLVPARQADGRRIETLETAEPALRGRLQRAFLSKGAAQCGICTPGLMMAAMELLRETPRPDAAQVEDALAGVLCRCTGYRKIISAVMSVHAPEEPPEPVSAGRSVGRAVPRLDGQRKVDGTEVFGADHVPDGALLVRAVRSLHYHAAFELGDIDAWAANTPGVACVITAADIRGENRYGVIPPLADQPALAEKVARYRGEAVALVVGDPEAVEPLDLGTFPVTWTPLPHVLTEAEGATPDAPQLHADRPENTLIRGRVACGAPDAALAAAAHVVTGRFETSYVEHAYIEPEAGAAWMDGQVLVIQACTQAPVMDLEDTARVLGLPQDRLRIVPAAAGGGFGSKLDITLQPLLGLAVLKTGKPCRMVFSRTESMQASTKRHPGTMEATIGADADGRITAMIFHGEFNTGAYASWGPTVATRVPVHASGPYLTPNYRATSRAVHTHGPTSGAFRGFGVPQAAITQEMLYDDLALACGMDRLAFRHRNALRDGDRSPCGQVMKAVGLVECLEALEPHWQEAKEAVAAFNAGSSVLKRGIGVASCWYGCGNTALPNPSTIRIGITAEGRLKLHQGATDIGQGSNTVITQIAADALGVALGAIDLIGPDTALTPDCGKTSASRQTFITGRAAEAAGVALRKAILRLTNLADADAITLSPGRLSVSKGGQNREIDLSGMPVDANGYVIAAEETYDPPTTALDAEGQGTPYALYGYGAQMAEVEVDMALGTVRVRRIVAAHDVGRAINPLLAEGQIEGGIAQGLGLALMEEYLPGLTENLHNYLVPTIGDMPPVTSILIEKPDPEGPFGAKGLGEHVLIPTAPAILNAIRDASGAKITKVPALPHRVLAAIQAARA from the coding sequence ATGAACGTTCAGCGGACAGGGCATGACGCGATCACGCTGATGATCGAGGGCGCGCCGCGGCGCGTCCGGACCGCGCCGGGGCGACGCCTGTCCGAGGTGCTGCGCGAAGATCTGAACCTCAAAAGCGTCAAGGTCGGCTGCGATGCGGGTGACTGCGGCGCCTGTACGGTCCTCATCGACGGACGCCAGGAATGCGCCTGCCTCGTGCCGGCGCGGCAGGCGGATGGCAGACGGATCGAAACCCTTGAAACCGCCGAGCCGGCGTTGCGGGGCCGGCTGCAACGGGCCTTTCTGTCGAAGGGTGCCGCACAGTGCGGCATCTGCACGCCGGGGCTGATGATGGCTGCGATGGAACTGCTGCGCGAGACACCACGCCCCGATGCGGCGCAGGTCGAGGACGCGCTTGCCGGGGTGCTGTGCCGCTGCACCGGCTACCGCAAGATCATCTCGGCGGTCATGTCCGTCCATGCGCCCGAAGAGCCGCCGGAACCGGTGTCGGCCGGTCGGTCGGTGGGCCGGGCCGTGCCCCGGCTCGACGGGCAGCGCAAGGTGGACGGCACCGAGGTTTTCGGGGCGGATCACGTGCCCGACGGGGCCCTGCTGGTCAGGGCGGTACGCAGCCTCCATTACCATGCCGCGTTCGAACTGGGCGACATCGACGCGTGGGCCGCGAACACGCCCGGTGTTGCCTGCGTCATCACCGCGGCCGATATCCGGGGCGAGAACCGGTATGGCGTGATCCCGCCGCTGGCCGACCAGCCCGCGCTGGCAGAGAAGGTCGCCCGGTACCGCGGCGAGGCGGTGGCGCTGGTCGTCGGAGACCCCGAAGCGGTCGAACCGCTGGACCTGGGGACGTTCCCCGTGACCTGGACACCGCTGCCCCATGTCCTCACCGAAGCGGAAGGCGCCACGCCGGACGCCCCGCAACTGCACGCCGATCGCCCCGAGAACACGCTGATCCGGGGCCGGGTCGCCTGCGGGGCGCCCGACGCCGCACTGGCGGCGGCCGCCCACGTGGTGACGGGCCGGTTCGAGACGTCCTACGTCGAGCATGCCTATATCGAACCCGAGGCGGGGGCCGCATGGATGGACGGCCAAGTGCTGGTGATCCAGGCCTGCACGCAGGCACCTGTCATGGACCTCGAGGATACCGCGAGGGTGCTGGGCCTGCCGCAGGATCGCCTGCGGATCGTTCCCGCGGCGGCGGGCGGCGGGTTCGGCTCGAAACTGGATATCACCTTGCAACCGCTGCTCGGCCTGGCGGTGCTGAAGACCGGCAAACCCTGCCGCATGGTGTTCAGCCGCACCGAGTCGATGCAGGCGAGCACGAAACGCCATCCCGGTACCATGGAGGCCACCATCGGCGCAGATGCCGACGGGCGCATCACCGCGATGATCTTTCACGGCGAGTTCAATACCGGCGCCTATGCCAGTTGGGGCCCGACGGTGGCGACCCGCGTGCCCGTCCATGCGTCGGGACCGTACCTAACGCCCAATTATCGCGCCACAAGCCGGGCGGTTCATACGCACGGCCCCACGTCGGGCGCCTTTCGCGGCTTCGGCGTGCCGCAGGCGGCCATCACGCAGGAGATGCTGTACGACGACCTCGCGCTGGCCTGCGGCATGGATCGTCTGGCCTTCCGGCACCGAAACGCCCTGCGGGACGGAGACAGGTCTCCCTGCGGGCAGGTCATGAAGGCCGTCGGGCTGGTCGAATGCCTCGAGGCGCTGGAGCCGCACTGGCAGGAAGCCAAGGAAGCCGTCGCCGCCTTCAATGCGGGGTCCTCCGTGCTCAAGCGGGGGATCGGGGTCGCCTCCTGCTGGTACGGGTGCGGCAACACGGCCCTGCCGAACCCGTCCACCATCCGCATCGGCATCACCGCCGAAGGACGGCTAAAGCTGCATCAGGGCGCCACGGACATCGGGCAGGGGTCGAACACGGTCATCACCCAGATCGCCGCCGACGCGCTTGGTGTCGCCCTGGGCGCGATCGACCTGATCGGCCCTGACACCGCGCTGACGCCCGACTGCGGCAAGACCTCCGCCTCGCGGCAGACCTTCATCACCGGCCGCGCCGCCGAAGCCGCCGGCGTCGCGCTTCGCAAGGCGATCCTGCGCCTGACCAACCTGGCCGACGCGGATGCCATCACGCTCTCACCGGGGCGGCTGTCCGTCTCGAAGGGCGGCCAGAACCGCGAGATCGACCTGTCCGGCATGCCCGTGGATGCCAACGGCTACGTCATCGCGGCGGAAGAAACCTACGATCCGCCCACCACGGCGCTCGACGCCGAGGGGCAGGGCACGCCCTACGCGCTTTACGGCTACGGCGCGCAGATGGCGGAAGTGGAGGTGGACATGGCGCTCGGCACGGTGCGGGTGCGCCGGATCGTGGCCGCCCATGACGTGGGCCGCGCCATCAACCCACTGCTGGCGGAGGGCCAGATCGAGGGGGGCATCGCGCAGGGTCTCGGCCTCGCGCTGATGGAGGAATACCTGCCCGGCCTGACGGAAAACCTGCACAACTATCTCGTTCCCACGATCGGGGACATGCCGCCGGTGACGTCCATCCTGATCGAAAAGCCGGATCCCGAAGGACCGTTCGGGGCGAAGGGGCTGGGAGAACATGTGCTGATCCCCACCGCACCCGCGATCCTGAACGCGATCAGGGATGCCTCCGGGGCGAAGATCACCAAGGTGCCGGCGCTGCCGCACCGGGTGCTGGCCGCGATCCAGGCGGCCCGCGCATGA
- a CDS encoding FAD binding domain-containing protein, protein MTETALYHRPDTLEQALAHLAAGDCRIAAGCTDLFPLSHHKTLLGEVLDITGIAGLRGIHRDDAGLRIGAATTWTDLIRANLPPACDGLKLAAREVGARQIQNRGTIAGNLCNASPAADGVPPLLTLDAQVEIAGANGTRCLPLSDFITGPRLTALAPGEIVTAVLIPQAALEGRGHFLKLGARRYLVISIAMTAARIALRDGVVAQAALAVGSCGPVAVRLPRVEAALIGKPLDPAVVTDADVAAALRPMDDMRAAAGYRGIGAPELLRRCLAALRTCAEAA, encoded by the coding sequence ATGACCGAAACCGCCCTATATCACCGACCTGACACGCTCGAACAGGCGCTCGCGCATTTGGCGGCAGGGGATTGTCGCATCGCCGCGGGCTGTACGGACCTGTTCCCCCTGAGCCACCACAAGACATTGCTGGGCGAGGTTCTCGACATCACGGGCATCGCCGGTCTGCGGGGCATCCACCGCGACGACGCGGGTTTGCGCATCGGCGCCGCCACGACCTGGACCGACCTGATCCGCGCCAATCTGCCCCCCGCCTGCGATGGGCTGAAGCTGGCCGCACGGGAGGTGGGCGCGCGGCAGATTCAGAACCGGGGTACGATCGCGGGCAACCTCTGCAACGCCTCGCCCGCCGCCGACGGCGTACCGCCCTTGCTGACGCTGGATGCGCAGGTCGAAATCGCCGGCGCAAACGGCACACGTTGCCTGCCACTGTCCGATTTCATCACCGGTCCGCGCCTGACCGCGCTTGCACCGGGCGAAATCGTGACCGCGGTGCTGATCCCGCAGGCGGCGCTGGAGGGGCGGGGCCATTTCCTGAAACTCGGCGCGCGCCGTTACCTCGTGATCTCGATTGCCATGACCGCCGCCCGGATCGCGCTGCGGGATGGGGTGGTGGCGCAGGCGGCTCTCGCGGTCGGTTCCTGCGGACCGGTGGCCGTGCGGCTGCCCCGGGTCGAGGCCGCGCTGATCGGCAAGCCGCTGGATCCGGCGGTCGTCACGGATGCCGATGTCGCCGCCGCGCTGCGCCCCATGGACGACATGCGCGCCGCCGCCGGATACCGGGGCATCGGTGCGCCGGAACTGCTGCGCCGGTGCCTTGCGGCGCTTCGGACCTGCGCGGAGGCGGCATGA
- a CDS encoding MarR family winged helix-turn-helix transcriptional regulator, which translates to MGETEITNDIYQLSTQVGFNLRRANQRHVAIFARHVDGLTPTQFAALARLFEQGPLSQNLLGRETAMDSATIKGVVERLKAKGFVSSRPDMNDQRLRLVELTDAGRAQFRRAEAQALAARAETVAPLSDEEAALFEHLLAKLV; encoded by the coding sequence ATGGGTGAAACAGAGATCACGAACGACATCTACCAACTGTCCACGCAGGTCGGATTCAACCTGCGCCGGGCGAACCAGCGGCATGTCGCGATCTTTGCCCGCCATGTCGACGGGCTGACGCCCACGCAGTTCGCCGCGCTCGCCCGGCTTTTTGAACAGGGACCGCTGTCACAGAACCTGCTGGGGCGCGAAACGGCCATGGACAGCGCCACGATCAAGGGCGTGGTGGAGCGGCTGAAAGCCAAGGGGTTCGTCAGTTCGCGGCCCGACATGAACGATCAGCGTCTGCGCCTTGTAGAGCTGACGGACGCGGGCCGCGCACAGTTCCGGAGAGCCGAGGCGCAGGCACTGGCCGCGCGGGCCGAAACGGTTGCGCCCCTTTCCGACGAGGAAGCGGCGCTTTTCGAGCACTTGCTGGCCAAGCTGGTCTGA
- a CDS encoding VOC family protein, which produces MIAYVTVGADDMAAARRFYDAFLPALGYGVSEGPEGLSYALPVEAGQRPVLPDYYVKPTFDGRPASAGNGTMTAFQARSQSQVRALHAAALQAGGTDEGAPGFRAAYGPHFYVSYLRDPQGNKIALFSDDPDEPGRDDA; this is translated from the coding sequence ATGATTGCTTATGTCACGGTCGGGGCGGATGACATGGCTGCCGCGCGCCGGTTCTACGACGCCTTTCTGCCTGCCCTGGGGTACGGGGTCAGCGAAGGCCCCGAAGGACTGAGCTACGCCTTACCGGTCGAGGCCGGGCAGCGCCCCGTGCTGCCCGACTATTACGTCAAGCCTACCTTCGACGGCAGACCGGCCAGTGCGGGCAACGGGACCATGACGGCTTTCCAGGCGCGCAGCCAGTCGCAGGTGCGCGCGCTTCACGCGGCGGCCCTGCAGGCGGGCGGGACGGACGAGGGCGCACCGGGTTTCCGGGCCGCCTATGGTCCGCATTTCTACGTCAGCTACCTGCGGGATCCGCAGGGCAACAAGATCGCGCTGTTTTCGGATGATCCGGACGAGCCCGGACGGGATGACGCGTAA
- a CDS encoding ABC transporter ATP-binding protein, with amino-acid sequence MLTLDRISTGYGPVQVLFDFGLEVRAGEVLCLMGRNGAGKSTAMKAIMGLLPLGGGQILLDGTPISSLPAHEVPRHGIGYIPQGRRLFTEMTVAENIQIGLMARGRGAETRERVLDMFPRLRERLDQRAETLSGGEQQMLATARALCLEPKVLLLDEPTEGLQPSMIRLIRDTVERLRAEGVAIILVEQRIEAVLSIADRVAFIENGHGREVVATDRLRADRRLFEQYVGV; translated from the coding sequence ATGCTGACACTGGATCGCATATCCACCGGCTACGGTCCCGTTCAGGTGCTGTTCGACTTCGGCCTCGAAGTGCGCGCGGGCGAAGTCCTGTGCCTGATGGGGCGCAACGGCGCGGGCAAGTCCACCGCGATGAAGGCGATCATGGGCCTGCTGCCCCTCGGCGGCGGCCAGATCCTGCTGGATGGCACGCCGATCAGCAGCCTGCCTGCGCACGAGGTGCCGCGCCACGGGATCGGCTACATTCCGCAGGGCCGGAGGCTGTTCACCGAGATGACGGTGGCCGAGAACATCCAGATCGGCCTGATGGCGCGCGGGCGGGGGGCCGAGACCCGCGAACGCGTGCTCGACATGTTCCCGCGCCTGCGTGAACGCCTCGACCAGCGGGCCGAGACCCTGTCGGGCGGCGAGCAGCAGATGCTGGCGACGGCCCGCGCGCTGTGCCTTGAACCCAAGGTGCTGCTGCTCGACGAACCGACCGAGGGGTTGCAACCCTCCATGATCCGGCTGATCCGGGATACCGTCGAACGGCTGCGCGCCGAAGGCGTCGCGATCATCCTGGTCGAACAGCGGATCGAAGCGGTCCTGTCCATCGCGGACCGTGTCGCCTTTATCGAGAACGGGCATGGCCGCGAGGTCGTCGCGACGGACAGGCTTCGGGCCGACAGACGGCTGTTCGAGCAATACGTGGGAGTCTGA
- a CDS encoding ABC transporter ATP-binding protein, whose product MILLETKALTRIYGGLTAVDGVDFSLPQGEVHALIGPNGAGKSTFVGMISGRIPASSGEVWFEGRNVTALPAHARIRRGMAYTFQITAVYARLSLADNLALALRSRDRAAALAALDRVGLADRADQMTGDLAYGHQRLLEIAMGVAQKPRLLILDEPTQGLAESEIEGFNALIRELRGQTTILLIEHNMNVVMALADRITVLDMGRILASGTPADIHGNRAVQDAYLGTG is encoded by the coding sequence ATGATTTTGCTTGAGACAAAGGCGCTGACGCGGATCTACGGCGGGCTGACAGCGGTCGACGGTGTCGATTTCTCGCTCCCGCAGGGTGAGGTTCACGCGCTGATCGGTCCGAACGGGGCAGGGAAGTCGACCTTTGTGGGCATGATCTCGGGGCGGATCCCGGCCAGTTCGGGAGAAGTCTGGTTCGAAGGCCGGAACGTCACCGCACTGCCCGCGCATGCCCGGATCAGGCGCGGCATGGCCTATACCTTCCAGATCACGGCCGTTTATGCGCGTCTGTCGCTCGCGGACAACCTCGCGCTGGCGCTGCGCAGCCGCGACCGGGCGGCGGCACTGGCCGCGCTGGACCGGGTCGGGCTGGCCGACCGCGCCGACCAGATGACCGGGGATCTGGCCTATGGCCACCAGCGCCTGCTGGAGATTGCCATGGGTGTCGCGCAAAAGCCCCGCCTGCTGATCCTCGACGAGCCGACACAGGGTCTCGCCGAAAGCGAGATAGAAGGCTTCAACGCCCTGATCCGTGAGCTTCGGGGCCAGACCACCATCCTGCTGATCGAGCACAACATGAACGTGGTGATGGCACTGGCCGACCGGATCACCGTTCTGGACATGGGCCGTATCCTGGCCTCCGGCACCCCGGCGGACATTCACGGGAACCGGGCCGTTCAGGATGCCTACCTGGGGACCGGCTGA
- a CDS encoding branched-chain amino acid ABC transporter permease: MSSGARSTLLHLGLIALLFVLAFALPSYHQGNLARIMVLATYAIGYNVLFGYAGLLSLGHAMFFGAGMYGLGLAMQYGGLGVIPAFAVGLICAAVLSTVVALLALRTIGVAFMIVTLMFAQAGYLTVLYFGAWTRGDEGFVIAQSARAIGGLDLTDPTTRYLAALVLFSAALLITARMMQVSFGSVLIGVRENEERTRMLGYDVFRHKLAAVVISGTISGAAGAGYAVLFGYVGATFTSVQYSIFPLLWVLLGGAGTTIGPLVGTLFMFYLIDYSSGLTNAYMLIAGVVLVLLTLFARAGLVGEIRKRWVAWLP; encoded by the coding sequence ATGAGCAGCGGCGCAAGATCCACGCTTCTTCACCTCGGCCTCATTGCGCTGCTGTTCGTGCTGGCGTTCGCGCTGCCCAGCTATCATCAGGGCAACCTTGCGCGGATCATGGTGCTGGCGACCTACGCCATCGGGTACAACGTGCTGTTCGGCTATGCCGGGCTGCTGAGCCTCGGGCACGCCATGTTCTTTGGCGCCGGCATGTACGGGCTTGGGCTGGCGATGCAGTACGGCGGCCTCGGCGTGATCCCCGCCTTTGCCGTTGGCCTGATCTGCGCCGCCGTCCTGTCCACCGTGGTGGCACTGCTAGCCCTTCGCACCATCGGGGTCGCCTTCATGATCGTGACGCTGATGTTCGCGCAGGCGGGGTATCTGACCGTGCTCTATTTCGGCGCCTGGACCCGGGGGGACGAAGGCTTCGTCATAGCCCAATCGGCGCGGGCCATCGGCGGCCTCGATCTGACCGACCCCACGACCCGTTACCTCGCCGCGCTCGTACTCTTCTCCGCCGCGCTGCTGATCACCGCGCGGATGATGCAGGTCAGCTTCGGCAGCGTGCTGATCGGCGTGCGCGAGAACGAGGAACGCACCAGGATGCTGGGGTATGACGTCTTTCGGCACAAGCTGGCGGCGGTCGTGATATCGGGTACGATCTCGGGCGCGGCGGGCGCGGGGTATGCCGTGCTTTTCGGGTATGTCGGCGCGACCTTCACCTCGGTGCAGTACTCCATCTTTCCGCTGCTCTGGGTTCTGTTGGGCGGGGCGGGCACCACGATCGGCCCGCTGGTCGGAACGTTGTTCATGTTCTACCTGATCGACTATTCCAGCGGGCTGACCAATGCCTACATGCTGATCGCGGGGGTCGTGCTGGTCTTGCTGACGCTCTTTGCGCGGGCCGGTCTGGTGGGCGAGATCCGCAAGCGCTGGGTGGCGTGGCTGCCATGA
- a CDS encoding branched-chain amino acid ABC transporter permease: MEFGPHLLLAVLEGAVGAAVLALTALGLSLVFGVMRVVNVAHGEFFMLGAVIAWFVATSFGGQPAVGFVAALAVAPLIAGLVAVLVDRLILKPVKYDPEATIVGTIGVLYILQQTALMTYGPEARPVEPPFSHRIALPWFEWGENGFAMFYPWGLSTNSYKLFVIAAAIVILLVFWLVMTRSRAGLLMRATQLDRETALAFGIPVSRVYSVVFGLGAGLAALAAVLIVPIQQAHYLMGHDPLLLSFIVVIIGGLGSIRGTVLAAVLIGMSDGIISVFLSPTLSKIIATLLVALVLVFRPQGLFGKKPA; encoded by the coding sequence ATGGAATTCGGACCTCACCTGCTTCTTGCCGTGCTGGAGGGCGCGGTCGGTGCTGCGGTACTGGCGCTGACGGCGCTCGGCCTCAGCCTCGTTTTCGGCGTCATGCGGGTGGTCAACGTGGCGCATGGCGAATTCTTCATGCTGGGCGCGGTGATCGCGTGGTTCGTCGCCACCTCCTTCGGCGGGCAACCGGCGGTCGGCTTTGTCGCCGCGCTGGCCGTTGCGCCGCTGATCGCGGGGCTGGTGGCGGTCCTCGTGGACCGGCTGATCCTGAAACCGGTGAAGTACGACCCCGAGGCGACCATCGTCGGGACCATCGGCGTGCTTTACATCCTGCAGCAGACGGCACTGATGACCTACGGCCCCGAGGCGCGGCCGGTCGAGCCGCCCTTCAGCCACCGCATCGCGCTGCCCTGGTTCGAATGGGGCGAGAACGGGTTCGCCATGTTCTATCCCTGGGGGCTGAGCACGAACAGCTACAAATTGTTCGTGATCGCTGCCGCCATCGTGATCCTGCTGGTGTTCTGGCTGGTGATGACGCGCAGCCGTGCAGGCCTGTTGATGCGCGCCACGCAGCTGGACCGCGAAACCGCGCTGGCCTTTGGCATACCCGTATCGCGGGTCTATTCCGTCGTGTTCGGTCTGGGGGCCGGGCTGGCCGCGCTGGCCGCGGTGCTGATCGTGCCGATCCAGCAGGCGCATTACCTGATGGGACACGACCCGCTGCTGCTGAGCTTCATCGTCGTCATCATCGGCGGTCTGGGTTCGATCCGGGGCACCGTGCTGGCGGCGGTGCTGATCGGCATGTCCGACGGCATCATCTCGGTCTTTCTCAGCCCGACCCTGTCCAAGATCATCGCGACCCTGCTGGTGGCCCTCGTGCTGGTGTTCCGCCCACAGGGCCTGTTCGGAAAGAAGCCGGCATGA
- a CDS encoding ABC transporter substrate-binding protein — protein sequence MTPRTMTNRRTLLKGAAAGGLLAAAPLAARFASAQSAAPIRIGFQQHSTGIGAAYGRWYGRTTEAAVKMINDAGGINGRPVEIVAEDDGTDPKRGAEVLEKFANQSNCDVAFGTLFSHVVIGSAPAAGELKLPYFVVSEGHHVASGMLNRYTLQPGITDVKSQVQAMAPYVSENLGKKVTMIYPDFAFGHDHRDYFSAAIKEQGGEVLEMIAIPPTETSFTKYFPKIPRDTEVVYHVMVGPAVLTFVKELGEFFGPSRPEIFGFIDSLEAVDLASPGLEFLEGTYFWEGNPRYAQEDQTSHDKLFREAVGVDANGASVSDPKDVSTYAHMFGCWETLHIIKAGMEAANYQGPEDRAKLIEAVEAMTDMPESDAHPQGPKRFNGKTHQVFGVQYISRVENGKLVKVHTTSIEDTLYPDEVDYTTMSF from the coding sequence ATGACACCAAGAACGATGACCAATCGCCGGACCTTGCTCAAGGGTGCGGCCGCCGGGGGCCTGCTGGCCGCCGCGCCGCTCGCCGCCCGCTTTGCCAGTGCTCAGTCCGCCGCGCCGATCCGGATCGGCTTTCAGCAGCATTCGACGGGTATCGGCGCCGCCTATGGCCGCTGGTACGGGCGCACCACCGAGGCCGCCGTCAAGATGATCAACGACGCGGGGGGCATCAATGGCCGCCCGGTGGAAATCGTGGCAGAGGATGACGGCACCGACCCCAAGCGCGGCGCGGAAGTGCTGGAGAAATTCGCCAACCAGTCGAACTGCGACGTGGCATTCGGCACATTGTTCAGCCACGTGGTGATCGGCTCGGCGCCCGCGGCGGGCGAGCTGAAGCTGCCCTATTTCGTGGTCTCCGAAGGGCACCACGTGGCCAGCGGGATGCTGAACCGCTACACCCTGCAACCGGGCATCACCGACGTGAAGAGCCAGGTGCAGGCAATGGCCCCCTACGTGTCTGAAAACCTGGGCAAGAAGGTCACGATGATCTATCCCGACTTCGCCTTCGGTCACGACCACCGCGACTATTTCTCGGCGGCGATCAAGGAACAGGGCGGCGAGGTGCTGGAGATGATCGCGATCCCGCCGACGGAAACCTCGTTCACCAAGTATTTCCCGAAGATCCCACGCGATACCGAAGTGGTCTATCACGTGATGGTCGGCCCCGCCGTTCTGACCTTCGTCAAGGAACTGGGCGAATTCTTTGGCCCCTCGCGGCCCGAGATTTTCGGTTTCATCGACTCGCTCGAAGCGGTCGATCTGGCGTCGCCGGGGCTGGAATTCCTCGAAGGCACCTATTTCTGGGAGGGTAATCCCCGCTACGCGCAGGAAGACCAGACCAGCCATGACAAGCTGTTCCGCGAGGCGGTCGGCGTCGATGCCAACGGCGCGTCGGTTTCCGACCCCAAGGATGTGTCGACCTATGCGCACATGTTCGGCTGCTGGGAGACGCTGCATATCATCAAGGCCGGCATGGAGGCCGCGAACTACCAGGGGCCAGAGGACCGGGCCAAGCTGATCGAGGCGGTCGAGGCGATGACCGACATGCCCGAGAGCGACGCCCATCCGCAGGGGCCGAAAAGGTTCAACGGCAAGACCCACCAGGTGTTCGGCGTGCAGTACATCTCGCGCGTGGAGAACGGGAAACTGGTCAAGGTCCACACGACTTCGATCGAGGATACGCTCTATCCGGACGAGGTCGACTACACGACCATGTCCTTCTGA
- a CDS encoding copper chaperone PCu(A)C — protein sequence MKAAFVLIGLALLTGAIWMTGAGAPSSRLLIGNALGQPMENGQIGAFLSIDNQGAPDRLLSVSSPVADASLYSPAAEGGLPVPTGTSSLALDAAHVRIALPETAVAHGDLIPLTLRFETAGDVAVKARVSDPAQTGAAAEVGLFGMGDICIVGDGEPAPEIAIDTVRDGDGWLLRITAQDFTFSEDLMGLYHVPGMGHGHVYVGGMKLGRVFAPTYRIGALPPGAHEVRVTLNTNDHRAYVVGDVPVTASTIITVD from the coding sequence TTGAAAGCGGCTTTTGTTCTCATAGGGCTGGCGCTGCTGACCGGCGCGATCTGGATGACCGGCGCAGGCGCGCCGTCCTCCCGTCTGCTGATCGGAAACGCCTTGGGTCAACCGATGGAAAACGGACAGATCGGCGCGTTCCTGAGCATCGACAACCAGGGCGCGCCCGATCGGCTGTTGTCGGTGTCCAGTCCCGTGGCGGATGCAAGCCTGTATTCTCCGGCGGCCGAGGGCGGGCTGCCGGTGCCGACCGGCACCTCCTCCCTCGCCCTCGATGCGGCGCACGTGCGCATCGCGCTGCCGGAAACAGCCGTCGCGCACGGCGACCTGATCCCTCTGACGCTGCGGTTCGAGACGGCGGGCGACGTGGCGGTCAAGGCGCGCGTTTCGGATCCCGCGCAGACCGGCGCCGCCGCAGAGGTCGGGCTGTTCGGCATGGGCGACATCTGCATCGTCGGCGACGGGGAGCCTGCGCCCGAGATCGCCATAGATACCGTGCGCGACGGCGACGGTTGGCTCTTGCGCATCACGGCGCAGGACTTCACCTTTTCCGAAGACCTCATGGGGCTTTACCACGTGCCGGGCATGGGCCATGGCCATGTCTACGTGGGCGGGATGAAACTGGGCCGGGTGTTTGCGCCGACCTACCGGATCGGGGCGCTGCCCCCGGGCGCCCACGAGGTCCGGGTCACGTTGAACACGAACGATCATCGCGCGTACGTGGTGGGCGATGTTCCGGTGACCGCGAGCACGATCATTACGGTTGACTAG